The Tindallia californiensis genomic sequence CATATGATTTTGCCGGCTTTGACCATTGGAACAAGTTCAGCAGCTATGATTACCCGGATGACACGGTCCAGTATGTTGGAGGTAATCCGGCAAGATTATATTCGTACGGCTCGGGCCAAGGGACAAAAGGAGTCTGTGGTCATCAATCGTCATGCGTTGAAGAACGCTTTGATCCCTGTAGTTACTGTAATCGGTTTGCAATTTGGATACTTGCTGGGGGGAGCGGTACTTACAGAAACCGTTTTTTCCATTAATGGTATTGGGCTTTTGATGGTGAATTCCATTAAAATGCGGGATTTCCCCATGGTTCTGGGTGGGGTATTGTTTATTGCCCTGACCTTTAGCCTTGTTAATCTGTTGGTAGATATCTTATACGGATTCATTGATCCTAGAATCAAGGCTCAATACAAATAATCAGAAAAGGAGGTCCTAAAATGTCACCTCATAATGATGATAATGGTTTAATGGATAAAGGAACCCCCCAAAAGGCAAAAGAGTTAACCAGGGAGGATGCGGTAGTAAAGAATTATCAATCCCAAACGGAAATTCATAGTGGTCCTGGAACAGGTCAAGAGAAAAAGATGGATGTGAAAACCATTGTACCACCAAAGAGAAAGAGTCAATGGGCAGAAGTTTGGAAACGATTGATTAAGAACAAAGCAGCTATTGTGGGAATGCTGATCATTGTAACCCTGATGCTTACTGCGATTTTTGCAGATTATATTGCACCGGTCCACTATGAAACACAAGATCTGGAGAATGTTCGGGTGGCGCCGAATTCCGATAACTGGTTTGGTACCGATAATTTTGGACGAGATATTTTCAGCCGGGTCGTCTATGGCAGTAGAATTTCGATTATGGTAGGTTTTATTGCCGTTGGTGTGGCAATGGTTGTCGGTGGAATCCTCGGCTCTATATCCGGGTACTACAGTGGTAGAATTGATAACGTCATCATGCGTTTAATGGATGTTTTGCTGGCCATTCCTGGAATATTACTGGCCATAGCCATAGCCGCAGCCCTAGGGCCAGGGCTTGTAAATGTCATGATTGCCGTAGGGATTGCATCGATACCCCGGTATGCTCGAATCGTTCGTGCCTCGGTACTTTCCCTTAGGGATCAGGAGTTTGTAGAGGCGGCAAAAGCCGTTGGAGCCAATGACTTTAGAATCATCACCAAATATATTTTGCCCAACTGTATGGCCCCTATTATTGTGCAGGGAACCCTAGGGGTTGCGGAAGCCATTCTTTCTGCAGCCGGCCTAAGTTTTATCGGCCTTGGTATTCAGCCGCCAACTCCTGAGTGGGGTGCGATGTTGTCTACGGCTCGAATATATATCCGAGATGCCTGGTGGATGGCCATTTTCCCAGGGCTTGCAATTATGTTTACCATCTTTGGTCTGAACCTGCTGGGGGATGGTCTTCGAGATGCATTGGATCCAAGGTTAAAAGGCTAAAGTCAAGGAAGGGAGTGTCGTACATGGCAAAAGATTTGTTGAAAGTAAAGGACTTGTCCATTCAATATAATACGGATGACGGGGTTGTAAAGGCCGTCGATCATATGACCTTTGAAATTGGCATAGGAGAAACCATTGGAATTGTTGGAGAAACTGGTGCGGGAAAAACCACAACGGCCCTAGGGATTATGCGATTGGTTCCAGCCCCTCCGGGAAAAATAGTCCAAGGGGAAATTCTCTTTAAAGGGGAAGACTTGCTGAAGAAAAAGGAAGAGGAAATGCGAAACATTCGAGGAAATAAAATTTCCATGATTTTTCAGGATCCCATGACTTCCTTGAATCCGGTCATGACTACGGAAGATCAAGTTGCCGAGGTGATTTTACTTCACCAAAAGGCAAATCAAAAAGAAGCTTTGGAAAAGGCCAGAGACATGATTGAAACCGTAGGTATCCCAAGGGAACGTGGCAAAGAGTATCCCCATCAATTCAGTGGTGGCATGAGGCAACGTATTGTCATTGCGATTGCCCTTGCCTGTAATCCAGAGCTGTTGATCGCAGATGAACCCACCACGGCATTGGATGTAACCATCCAAGCTCAGGTTTTGAAACTCATGAAACGACTGAAAGACGAATTTGAAACATCCATGATCATGATCACACATGACCTGGGAGTAGTGGCAAATATTTGTGATAAAGTAGCCATTATGTATACGGGATACGTGGTGGAATATGCCAAAGTAAGCGATCTGTTCGAAAGGCCATTGCACCCTTATACGGAAGGGTTGTTCGGTTCTATTCCCAATGTCGAAGAGGATGAAAAGCGGTTAAAGCCCATAAAAGGGTTGATGCCGGATCCAACGGAAATTCCTGAAGGATGTCCATTTAATCCACGATGTCCTAAGGCCATGGACATTTGCAGAAAAGTACTGCCGGATAGAGCGGAAGTGAAAGAAGGGCATTTTGTCAATTGTCATCTGTATCCGGCAGAACAATACAGAAAGTAGGAGGTGAAAGGAATGTTGAAAAATATTTTAGAAGTAAAAAATCTGAAAAAATATTTTAAAACCCCGAAAGGAATGCTTCATGCCGTAGATGACGTCAGCTTTTTTATCAAAGAAGGAGAAACCTTAGGCCTCGTAGGCGAGTCTGGTTGCGGAAAATCCACTACGGGTCGGGCCATACTGCGACTGGTTGAACCCACAGCGGGAGAAGTAAACTTTGAGGGAAGAAACATTGTGGATTTTAACGGATCCCAGATGCGTGAAGCTCGAAAGAATATGCAAATCATCTTTCAAGACCCCTATGCATCCCTGAATCCAAGAATGAACCTGGGGCAAATTATTTCCGAGCCTCTTTTAATCAATAAAGTATTCAAGGATCGAAAAAAAGTGACGGATCGGGTGAAGGAGTTAATGGATACGGTTGGTCTGACCCCAAGACTCCTAAATGCCTTTCCTCATGAGCTTGATGGTGGAAGACGTCAACGGGTGGGTGTGGCCAGAGCGCTGGCCCTAAATCCCAAGTTCATCGTTCAGGATGAGCCGGTATCCGCTCTGGATGTATCGATTCAAGCCCAAATTCTTAATCTAATGCAGGATATCCAGGAGGAACTGGGTCTTACGTATCTCTTCATTTCCCATGATTTGAGCGTGGTGAAACATGTGAGTGATCGAATTGCGGTGATGTACCTTGGGAAAGTAGTGGAGCTTTCTGAATACAACGCTATTTTCAAAAATCCCTTGCATCCCTATACCCAAGCCTTGTTGTCGGCCATACCAGTACCCAGGGTAGATGCACCGGATAATATGATTATTCTTGAAGGGGACGTACCAAGCCCTATAAATCCTCCGGAAGGCTGCCGTTTTTACGGTCGATGTCGACATCGACAGGATATTTGTAAAACAAAGACCCCGGAGTTAAGGGAGTATGAACCTGAGCGATTTGTGTTATGCCATTTAGTGGAAGAATTACAAAAATAACGGAATGGTTTACAAAGAGCAGAGACTCTTTTCCAAGCTGTATATTTTTGATGAAAAGGGCTCCTGACCACAAAATTGAGCTCTTTTCTCTTTTTTGATCTTTGCCCATGGGGGAGGAAAATTTCAATGTCCAACCAATACGATTACACAAAAATTCCGAGGCTTTCCACAGTGCTTTGGCTTGTTACCAAAGAAGGCCTGTTGGCGACACTGATTGCTGCTGTCATGGGAGCTGTCTATGGTTTTTTCTTGTCTCAGGAACCTTTACGGCAACTGGCAAACAATGCTATTTTCTTAATGGGAGTCGTTTTAGGCTGCTATGCTCTTTTTTTTGGTATCCAGCGGGATAAAAAAATCTTCAAAAACATGTTTCACAGCCATCTAAAAGAACAGTATTTGGAGAAACTCTCTCTTCGAAAAGAAAGGGCCATTCATTTTTATCGAGCCTTCGTGGTTTTTATGATGGCGATCCTTTTGGATCTGGTTCTGTTTTTTTGCAACTAATAGAGAAAATCTACGTCTATATGGGTAATAGAAGAAAAAGCCGCACGGAATTTAAAGGAGGAGAGAGTGGGATGATTGGGAATCGAAAGAAAATTGGACTTCTGTTGTTTTTGTTTTTAGTTTGGCTGCTACC encodes the following:
- a CDS encoding ABC transporter ATP-binding protein; amino-acid sequence: MLKNILEVKNLKKYFKTPKGMLHAVDDVSFFIKEGETLGLVGESGCGKSTTGRAILRLVEPTAGEVNFEGRNIVDFNGSQMREARKNMQIIFQDPYASLNPRMNLGQIISEPLLINKVFKDRKKVTDRVKELMDTVGLTPRLLNAFPHELDGGRRQRVGVARALALNPKFIVQDEPVSALDVSIQAQILNLMQDIQEELGLTYLFISHDLSVVKHVSDRIAVMYLGKVVELSEYNAIFKNPLHPYTQALLSAIPVPRVDAPDNMIILEGDVPSPINPPEGCRFYGRCRHRQDICKTKTPELREYEPERFVLCHLVEELQK
- a CDS encoding ABC transporter ATP-binding protein: MAKDLLKVKDLSIQYNTDDGVVKAVDHMTFEIGIGETIGIVGETGAGKTTTALGIMRLVPAPPGKIVQGEILFKGEDLLKKKEEEMRNIRGNKISMIFQDPMTSLNPVMTTEDQVAEVILLHQKANQKEALEKARDMIETVGIPRERGKEYPHQFSGGMRQRIVIAIALACNPELLIADEPTTALDVTIQAQVLKLMKRLKDEFETSMIMITHDLGVVANICDKVAIMYTGYVVEYAKVSDLFERPLHPYTEGLFGSIPNVEEDEKRLKPIKGLMPDPTEIPEGCPFNPRCPKAMDICRKVLPDRAEVKEGHFVNCHLYPAEQYRK
- a CDS encoding ABC transporter permease, with product MSPHNDDNGLMDKGTPQKAKELTREDAVVKNYQSQTEIHSGPGTGQEKKMDVKTIVPPKRKSQWAEVWKRLIKNKAAIVGMLIIVTLMLTAIFADYIAPVHYETQDLENVRVAPNSDNWFGTDNFGRDIFSRVVYGSRISIMVGFIAVGVAMVVGGILGSISGYYSGRIDNVIMRLMDVLLAIPGILLAIAIAAALGPGLVNVMIAVGIASIPRYARIVRASVLSLRDQEFVEAAKAVGANDFRIITKYILPNCMAPIIVQGTLGVAEAILSAAGLSFIGLGIQPPTPEWGAMLSTARIYIRDAWWMAIFPGLAIMFTIFGLNLLGDGLRDALDPRLKG